In Nocardia yunnanensis, one DNA window encodes the following:
- a CDS encoding FAD-binding oxidoreductase: MLSHSHLRTATRGKVLLPGDDEFDAARLAWNLTVDQPVAAVVHAEDAADVAAVIGYARRAGLAVTAQPSGHGASGNAAGAILVRTRHLDRVEIDPVRRRARVGAGVRWGQVLSLAAPYGLTGLAGSSPHVSVVGYTLGGGMSWFGRAHGWAADSVRSFDIVDAEGRQARVTEESDPELFWGLRGGGGDFAFVTAMEFDLFPAPALYGGLMVWPADRTPAVRAAFRELTEHAPPELTLWLNRLELPQAPPVIAIAAAYLGAPEQGRELLRHLDSLGAVIADTRRELSPAELGAIVNEPITPSPSLMRTELLTALDDTATEILLTNPIDPLMGVQLRHLGAALAEPTSGANPPCAEPYALYLQASTPDPSTSAAARATQKRLVAALGPRVTGRKPYTVLTPGDTTAQAFPADTLSRLQALKRTRDPHSVFRANYPVLP; this comes from the coding sequence ATGCTGTCCCACTCTCACTTGCGAACCGCCACGCGCGGCAAGGTCCTGCTGCCCGGCGACGACGAGTTCGACGCCGCGCGCCTGGCCTGGAATCTGACCGTCGATCAACCGGTCGCGGCGGTGGTCCATGCCGAGGACGCCGCGGATGTCGCCGCCGTCATCGGCTACGCGCGCCGGGCGGGCCTGGCCGTCACCGCGCAACCCAGCGGCCACGGGGCCTCCGGCAATGCCGCCGGCGCCATCCTGGTGCGCACCCGCCATCTCGACCGAGTCGAGATCGATCCGGTGCGACGCCGGGCGCGCGTCGGCGCGGGAGTCCGCTGGGGACAGGTGCTCTCGCTGGCCGCGCCCTACGGGCTGACCGGATTGGCGGGCAGTTCACCGCATGTCAGCGTGGTCGGTTACACGCTCGGCGGCGGAATGTCGTGGTTCGGCCGCGCACACGGCTGGGCCGCCGACAGCGTCCGGTCCTTCGACATCGTCGACGCCGAGGGTCGCCAGGCACGGGTGACCGAGGAGTCCGATCCCGAGCTGTTCTGGGGATTGCGCGGTGGCGGCGGGGATTTCGCGTTCGTCACGGCGATGGAATTCGACCTCTTCCCGGCCCCCGCCCTCTACGGCGGCCTGATGGTCTGGCCCGCGGACCGCACCCCGGCCGTGCGCGCGGCCTTCCGCGAGCTCACCGAGCACGCCCCGCCGGAGTTGACCCTCTGGCTCAACCGCCTGGAGCTGCCGCAGGCCCCACCGGTGATCGCCATCGCCGCCGCCTACCTGGGCGCACCCGAGCAAGGCCGAGAGTTGTTGCGGCACTTGGACTCCCTCGGTGCGGTCATCGCGGATACCCGTCGCGAACTCTCGCCGGCAGAACTGGGCGCCATCGTCAACGAGCCGATCACCCCGAGCCCCAGCCTGATGCGGACCGAACTGCTCACCGCCCTCGACGACACCGCCACCGAAATCCTGCTGACCAACCCGATCGACCCACTGATGGGCGTACAACTCCGACACCTGGGCGCAGCACTGGCCGAGCCGACCAGCGGCGCGAACCCTCCCTGCGCCGAACCGTACGCCCTCTACCTACAAGCCTCCACCCCCGACCCGTCCACCTCCGCCGCCGCCCGCGCCACCCAGAAACGCCTTGTCGCCGCTCTCGGCCCCCGCGTCACCGGCCGCAAGCCCTACACCGTCCTGACCCCTGGCGACACCACCGCCCAAGCCTTCCCCGCCGACACCCTCTCCCGCCTGCAAGCCCTCAAACGCACCCGCGACCCCCACTCCGTCTTCCGCGCCAACTACCCTGTCCTGCCCTGA
- a CDS encoding vWA domain-containing protein, whose amino-acid sequence MPEVKGVLLPAYVLADESGSMGPFRGDLYNGLVSLCEGLRAEPMIAAKLRLAILGFSDDVQVRLAIADMRVQTALPQIVIRGLTNYQAVFDDLLRRIPDDVQWLRGEGYKVHRPVVFMLSDGQPTDGGAWRGPHGVLIDKSRTPVAPNIIACGIGDAEPSTMVEVATRPEFAFVAKPGVDIGQAIAEFFHALTASLVASGIALNSGTPQLVINRPDQFTMAIDEVG is encoded by the coding sequence ATGCCGGAAGTAAAGGGCGTATTGCTGCCCGCCTATGTGCTGGCCGACGAATCCGGTTCGATGGGACCGTTTCGCGGCGATTTGTACAACGGGCTGGTTTCACTCTGCGAAGGCTTGCGCGCCGAACCCATGATCGCGGCCAAGCTACGGCTGGCCATCCTCGGCTTCTCCGATGACGTCCAGGTCCGCCTCGCTATCGCCGATATGCGGGTGCAGACCGCGCTGCCGCAGATCGTCATTCGCGGATTGACCAACTACCAGGCGGTTTTCGACGATCTACTGCGCCGCATCCCCGACGATGTGCAATGGCTGCGCGGCGAGGGCTACAAAGTGCACCGCCCGGTGGTCTTCATGCTCAGCGACGGCCAGCCCACCGACGGCGGCGCCTGGCGCGGACCGCACGGTGTGCTCATCGACAAATCCCGAACACCGGTCGCGCCCAACATCATCGCGTGCGGCATCGGCGACGCCGAACCGTCGACCATGGTCGAAGTCGCGACCCGGCCCGAGTTCGCATTCGTCGCCAAACCGGGCGTGGATATCGGCCAGGCGATCGCGGAATTCTTTCACGCCTTGACCGCGAGCCTGGTCGCCTCGGGCATCGCCTTGAATTCCGGTACGCCACAACTGGTTATCAACCGGCCCGACCAGTTCACCATGGCGATCGACGAGGTGGGTTAG
- a CDS encoding YihY/virulence factor BrkB family protein, which translates to MADSGGEDRETPQGPTDLNRRSWWGVLRRTVSEFQANKVTDWAAALTYYSVLSIFPGLLVLTALLGLLGPGATNSLVDTVRSIGPGSGTSLVVDAINQLQGSRSLSGTVAIIGVLSALWTASGYLGAFMRAANAIYHAEEGRPFYKTIPLRIGLTALMVLLIAACAAGVVATGSLARRIGDWMGVGAGAVRVWDIAKWPVLVILVSLAIALLYWISPNVRQYGFRWISPGSALAVILWIAASAGFTLYVTSFGSYNKVYGSLAGAVIFLVWLWLTNVAVLLGAQFDAELARARRMVEGHPEHEDPVLPPRDQPD; encoded by the coding sequence ATGGCCGACAGCGGCGGCGAGGACCGCGAAACACCCCAGGGTCCAACGGATTTGAATCGCCGGTCCTGGTGGGGAGTATTACGCCGCACGGTCTCGGAGTTCCAGGCCAACAAGGTCACCGATTGGGCTGCGGCACTGACGTATTACAGCGTGCTGTCCATCTTCCCCGGACTGCTCGTCCTGACCGCCCTGCTCGGACTGCTCGGACCCGGCGCGACCAATTCGCTCGTCGACACCGTGCGTTCCATCGGCCCGGGCAGCGGCACCTCGCTGGTGGTGGACGCCATCAACCAGCTGCAAGGTTCGCGGTCGCTGTCGGGCACCGTCGCGATCATCGGTGTGCTGTCGGCATTGTGGACGGCCTCGGGCTATCTCGGGGCGTTCATGCGCGCGGCCAACGCGATCTATCACGCCGAGGAGGGGCGGCCGTTCTACAAGACCATTCCGCTGCGAATCGGGCTGACCGCGCTGATGGTGCTGCTGATCGCCGCCTGCGCGGCGGGCGTGGTCGCCACCGGCTCGCTGGCACGCCGGATCGGCGACTGGATGGGCGTCGGCGCGGGCGCGGTGCGCGTCTGGGATATCGCGAAATGGCCGGTGCTGGTGATCCTGGTGAGTCTCGCGATCGCGCTGCTGTATTGGATCAGCCCGAACGTTCGCCAGTACGGCTTCCGCTGGATCAGCCCCGGCAGTGCGCTGGCGGTCATCCTCTGGATCGCCGCCTCCGCCGGATTCACCCTGTACGTCACCTCTTTCGGCTCCTACAACAAGGTGTACGGCTCGCTGGCCGGCGCGGTGATCTTCCTGGTCTGGCTGTGGCTCACCAATGTCGCCGTCCTGCTCGGCGCGCAATTCGACGCCGAACTCGCGCGGGCTCGCCGCATGGTCGAGGGCCACCCCGAACACGAGGACCCGGTCCTGCCGCCGCGCGACCAGCCCGACTGA
- a CDS encoding helix-turn-helix domain-containing protein yields MASDDDSDAVDTAAGSTLPRRQLGRFLRECREANGFTIAAAAKLVDLSASALQRIEAGQTQKVRKQDVRALCEMYGVSADELRAAIDLATIARTQSWYHAYGGLYSDAFNMYTGLEAAARRLTTYHEHIPGLLQTADYARAVIGAYPGFTDRTDIDRRVEHRMKRQVIVTRKTRPVTLDVLLHESALHRLIGSRRIMAAQLRHLAEASKLPNVTVRIHPFSAGLAWGMPRGSFTLLEFDTNGEHVEPPIVYIEGGPTQDVYLEKPDEVRLYSELAAAIRERALEDGPSRELVRRVIKEFEREYR; encoded by the coding sequence ATGGCCAGCGATGATGACAGCGACGCGGTGGATACCGCTGCGGGTTCTACCCTGCCGCGACGGCAACTCGGCCGGTTTCTTCGGGAATGCCGTGAGGCGAACGGTTTCACGATCGCTGCTGCGGCAAAGCTCGTGGACTTGTCCGCCTCTGCCCTGCAACGAATCGAGGCGGGCCAGACTCAGAAGGTGCGCAAGCAGGACGTGCGCGCATTGTGCGAGATGTACGGGGTCAGCGCGGACGAACTGCGTGCGGCCATCGACCTCGCGACGATCGCGCGAACGCAGAGTTGGTATCACGCCTACGGCGGGCTGTACTCGGACGCATTCAATATGTACACCGGACTCGAGGCCGCCGCACGACGGCTGACCACCTACCACGAACACATCCCCGGGCTTTTGCAGACTGCCGACTATGCCCGGGCCGTGATCGGGGCATACCCGGGATTCACCGATCGCACCGACATCGACCGCAGGGTCGAACATCGAATGAAGCGGCAGGTCATCGTCACTCGCAAGACGCGCCCGGTCACCTTGGACGTACTGCTGCACGAATCCGCATTGCATCGGTTGATCGGCAGCCGGCGGATTATGGCCGCTCAACTGCGGCATCTTGCCGAGGCGTCGAAGCTGCCCAACGTGACTGTGCGAATCCATCCATTCTCAGCGGGATTGGCCTGGGGCATGCCGCGAGGCTCGTTCACTCTGCTGGAGTTCGACACCAACGGCGAGCACGTCGAACCGCCGATCGTGTACATCGAAGGCGGCCCCACCCAGGACGTCTATCTCGAGAAGCCGGACGAGGTCCGGCTCTACAGTGAGCTTGCCGCTGCCATCCGCGAGCGTGCGTTGGAAGACGGACCGAGCCGAGAGCTGGTTCGCCGGGTAATCAAGGAGTTCGAACGTGAGTACCGCTGA
- a CDS encoding hemerythrin domain-containing protein, whose translation MADTGNPGQFGNSGSDPEGIADALELLLRQHELIKALFAETLDATDPDERAAKFRTLRRLLAVHETAEEELIHPRARLEIADGVTVVAARLEEERQAKEQLAELESVAPIRDSPGAVVSVTGGAASTSSSTRSGESARG comes from the coding sequence ATGGCAGACACCGGAAATCCGGGGCAGTTCGGCAACTCGGGCAGCGATCCCGAGGGCATCGCCGACGCCCTCGAACTGCTGCTGCGCCAGCACGAGCTGATCAAGGCCCTGTTCGCCGAAACCCTCGACGCCACCGATCCGGACGAGCGGGCCGCGAAATTCCGGACGCTGCGTCGGCTGCTGGCCGTGCACGAGACCGCCGAGGAGGAGCTCATCCACCCCCGCGCTCGCCTCGAGATCGCCGACGGCGTCACCGTCGTGGCGGCGCGGCTGGAGGAGGAACGCCAGGCCAAAGAGCAACTGGCCGAACTCGAATCCGTTGCGCCTATTCGAGATAGTCCTGGAGCAGTTGTGAGCGTGACGGGTGGCGCAGCTTCGACATCGTCTTCGACTCGATCTGGCGAATCCGCTCGCGGGTGA
- a CDS encoding TetR/AcrR family transcriptional regulator: MGALRTPRETWIDAGLSALASGGVDAVRVETLAKALGVTKGGFYGYFTDREALLTAMLDTWEREAVDKVLAEVARADGTVLDKARLAGHLTFSSDRLLPIDLAIRDWARRDSAVAERLRRVDNRRMDLLRDAIGTICPDPDEVEARSLLAFCTAIGSHFLAADHAGRTREEVIARAGDLILNPPTGA; this comes from the coding sequence ATGGGCGCGCTGCGCACACCACGCGAAACATGGATCGACGCAGGGCTTTCCGCCTTGGCCTCCGGCGGCGTCGATGCCGTGCGGGTCGAAACGTTGGCCAAAGCGCTCGGGGTCACCAAGGGCGGCTTCTACGGCTACTTCACCGACCGGGAGGCCTTGCTGACGGCGATGCTCGACACCTGGGAGCGCGAGGCGGTCGACAAGGTGCTCGCGGAGGTTGCCCGCGCCGACGGGACGGTGCTGGACAAGGCCCGCCTGGCCGGTCACCTCACCTTCTCCAGCGACCGGCTGCTCCCCATCGACCTCGCTATTCGCGACTGGGCGCGCCGCGACTCCGCCGTCGCCGAACGCCTACGCCGGGTGGACAACCGGCGTATGGACCTGCTGCGCGACGCCATCGGCACCATCTGCCCGGACCCCGACGAAGTCGAGGCCCGCAGCCTGCTCGCCTTCTGCACGGCCATCGGCAGCCACTTCCTGGCCGCCGATCACGCCGGCCGCACCCGCGAAGAAGTCATCGCCCGCGCCGGCGACCTGATCCTCAACCCGCCGACGGGTGCGTGA
- a CDS encoding TetR/AcrR family transcriptional regulator, producing the protein MFTERVQSRAAARDATRRRVLTAAEELFRTQGFASTTVRQIAARAGVSAGSVMAVGDKDALLVAVFDDWIAAVHETRAAGGEPPAASNAAIMALFEPFLAYFAQDPVLSREYSSIIVRGTHESAIFDNLALALVSEIENVLARAGFAPAVAARRARVVYFAYLGIVMTAGNRAAIGGSPLEQLREVVDFALGEHNEQDR; encoded by the coding sequence ATGTTCACTGAACGTGTTCAGTCAAGGGCCGCGGCGCGGGATGCCACTCGGCGGCGGGTGCTCACCGCGGCCGAAGAGCTGTTCCGCACACAGGGTTTCGCGTCCACGACGGTCCGGCAGATCGCCGCCCGGGCGGGAGTGAGCGCGGGCTCGGTGATGGCGGTCGGCGACAAGGACGCCTTGCTGGTGGCCGTCTTCGACGACTGGATCGCGGCCGTGCACGAAACGCGGGCGGCGGGCGGTGAGCCGCCGGCGGCGTCGAATGCGGCGATCATGGCGTTGTTCGAGCCGTTCCTCGCGTATTTCGCACAGGATCCGGTGCTGTCGCGGGAATACAGTTCGATCATCGTGCGCGGAACGCACGAATCGGCGATCTTCGACAATCTGGCGCTGGCGCTGGTGAGCGAGATCGAGAACGTGCTGGCGCGTGCGGGATTCGCGCCCGCGGTCGCCGCGCGGCGGGCCCGGGTCGTGTACTTCGCCTATCTGGGCATTGTGATGACCGCGGGAAATCGAGCCGCCATCGGCGGGTCACCGCTCGAGCAATTGCGCGAGGTCGTCGACTTCGCGCTGGGCGAGCACAACGAGCAGGATCGCTGA
- a CDS encoding DUF397 domain-containing protein, with protein sequence MSTADLSEASWFKSSHSGSQGDCVEVAWLGEGAVGVRDSKNPIGPALVFAPGQWDSFVSRLASGE encoded by the coding sequence GTGAGTACCGCTGATCTATCCGAGGCCAGCTGGTTCAAGAGTAGCCACAGTGGAAGCCAGGGGGATTGCGTCGAAGTGGCGTGGCTTGGGGAAGGCGCTGTAGGCGTGCGGGATTCGAAGAATCCAATCGGTCCTGCATTGGTTTTCGCTCCGGGCCAATGGGATTCGTTCGTAAGCCGTCTCGCGTCCGGTGAGTGA
- a CDS encoding NAD(P)/FAD-dependent oxidoreductase, which translates to MNPRAEFVERVRLHEQLAGTGRAATPLTDMLRAGIDTRIGSVDKVGDGVVALHDSTELPFDYALLAVGSTVVAPADAIPVGIWEGAERARALLGELSADAAVTVVGGGLTGIETASEIAESHPELRVRLVSPAVGASLSPRVQRRVLGVLERLGVQLVHDTVTGVRAGDDARSGTITLSGGEVLDSALTLWAIVSGVPDLAARSGLRVNSDGRAVVDQYLRSVSDPRIFVIGDCAAVPGARFACATAGPQGAHAAATLARLIGGRTPKPFSMGYTGQALSLGRRDGLVQAARRDDTLRRLHISGRLAAVSKELVNRYAKFGARTAIYAWVPGPVRLPR; encoded by the coding sequence GTGAATCCGCGTGCGGAATTCGTCGAACGCGTCCGGTTGCACGAGCAGCTCGCCGGAACCGGTAGGGCCGCAACGCCATTGACCGACATGCTGCGCGCGGGCATCGATACCCGCATCGGGTCGGTCGACAAGGTCGGCGACGGCGTTGTGGCGCTGCACGATTCGACGGAGCTGCCGTTCGACTATGCGCTGCTGGCGGTCGGCAGCACCGTGGTCGCACCGGCGGATGCCATTCCGGTGGGCATCTGGGAGGGGGCCGAACGCGCACGAGCGCTGCTGGGCGAGTTGAGCGCGGACGCCGCCGTCACCGTCGTCGGCGGCGGGCTGACCGGCATCGAGACCGCGAGCGAGATCGCCGAATCCCATCCGGAATTGCGTGTGCGGCTGGTGAGTCCGGCCGTCGGCGCGAGTCTCTCGCCGCGTGTCCAGCGCCGGGTGCTGGGCGTCCTCGAACGCCTGGGCGTCCAGCTCGTCCACGACACCGTCACCGGCGTGCGCGCCGGGGACGACGCTCGCAGCGGGACGATCACCCTGAGCGGCGGCGAGGTGCTGGATTCGGCGCTGACCCTGTGGGCGATCGTGTCGGGCGTACCGGATCTGGCGGCACGCAGCGGCTTGCGGGTGAACTCCGACGGGCGGGCCGTGGTCGATCAGTACCTGCGCAGCGTCAGCGACCCGAGAATCTTCGTGATCGGCGATTGCGCGGCTGTCCCGGGTGCCCGGTTCGCCTGTGCCACAGCCGGTCCGCAGGGTGCGCATGCGGCGGCGACGCTGGCACGGCTGATCGGCGGTCGCACGCCGAAACCGTTCTCCATGGGTTATACCGGGCAGGCCCTCAGCTTGGGCCGGCGCGACGGGCTCGTGCAGGCTGCCCGGCGTGACGATACGCTGCGTCGCCTGCACATCAGCGGTCGGTTGGCAGCTGTCAGTAAGGAATTGGTCAACAGGTACGCGAAATTCGGTGCGCGCACGGCGATTTATGCGTGGGTGCCCGGCCCGGTGCGGTTACCGCGTTGA
- a CDS encoding DUF2871 domain-containing protein, translating into MRLILNTAHVYMIVGVISGLYYREITKLQNFTGPTQLGVLHTHLLALGMLFFLVVLALEKLFALTTHPLFGWFYWIYNAGLALTTAMMAWHGTLTVLGRSGTTAIAVAAGLGHILLTAGLVLLFVTVGKRLAAEPDRIQSSGSGRGERAADHFSSMRP; encoded by the coding sequence ATGAGACTGATCCTCAACACCGCTCACGTCTACATGATCGTCGGCGTGATCAGCGGCCTGTACTACCGCGAGATCACCAAACTCCAGAACTTCACCGGCCCAACCCAACTCGGCGTGCTGCACACCCATCTGCTCGCCCTGGGCATGCTGTTCTTTCTCGTGGTGCTGGCGCTGGAAAAGCTGTTCGCCCTCACCACGCACCCGCTGTTCGGCTGGTTCTACTGGATCTACAACGCCGGCCTGGCCCTCACCACGGCCATGATGGCGTGGCACGGCACCCTCACCGTGCTGGGTCGGTCCGGGACGACGGCGATCGCGGTCGCGGCAGGGCTGGGCCACATCCTGCTCACCGCCGGGCTGGTGCTGTTGTTCGTCACCGTCGGCAAACGGCTTGCGGCCGAACCGGATCGGATTCAGTCCAGCGGTTCCGG
- a CDS encoding LysR family transcriptional regulator → MDPRDIELRDIEIFLTLSTELHFGRTAERLYLSQARVSQVIRKLENQVGGKLFERSSRAVTLTAIGRRLYEDLHTNYHDLRASLDRAARSARYGEHGLLRVGVTSSSLEEIRPLLKMFQGRYPNCGVHIEHVHFGNPFGALRADDIDVLVSWLPIEEPDLVVGPVLYEEPFLLLVAADHPLATRQSASYEDLADYGVFGAGTAQQAPEYWQAAAVPFTSPSGRAIVRTAHADTFQDMIMLVASGKAITPVHAHAAVHYSRPDVAYVPMPDAPPARWALLWRRGADNSLIRDLAALAATLPTAPAPVRTPDKSGL, encoded by the coding sequence ATGGATCCGCGTGATATCGAACTGCGCGACATCGAGATCTTCCTGACGCTGTCCACCGAATTGCATTTCGGTCGTACCGCCGAGCGGCTGTACCTCTCGCAGGCCCGGGTCAGTCAGGTGATCAGGAAATTGGAGAATCAGGTCGGCGGAAAGCTTTTCGAGCGCTCCAGCCGGGCCGTGACGTTGACCGCGATCGGACGCCGGCTCTACGAAGACCTGCACACCAACTATCACGACCTGCGCGCCAGCCTGGACCGGGCGGCGCGCTCGGCCCGCTACGGCGAGCACGGCCTGCTGCGGGTCGGGGTGACCAGCAGCAGCCTCGAGGAGATCCGGCCGCTGCTGAAGATGTTTCAGGGCCGGTATCCGAACTGCGGCGTGCACATCGAGCACGTGCATTTCGGCAATCCGTTCGGCGCGCTGCGGGCCGACGACATCGACGTGCTGGTGAGCTGGCTGCCGATCGAGGAACCCGACCTGGTCGTCGGCCCCGTCCTGTACGAGGAGCCGTTCCTGCTGCTGGTCGCCGCGGATCATCCACTGGCAACGCGACAGTCGGCCTCCTACGAGGATCTCGCGGACTACGGCGTCTTCGGCGCCGGCACCGCCCAGCAGGCGCCCGAGTACTGGCAGGCCGCCGCGGTGCCCTTCACCAGCCCCAGCGGCCGGGCCATCGTGCGGACCGCGCACGCGGACACCTTCCAGGACATGATCATGCTGGTGGCGTCGGGCAAGGCGATCACGCCCGTGCACGCCCATGCGGCCGTGCACTATTCGCGGCCCGACGTGGCGTATGTCCCCATGCCGGACGCACCGCCGGCCCGCTGGGCGCTGCTGTGGCGACGCGGCGCGGACAACTCGCTCATCCGAGATCTCGCCGCCTTGGCCGCGACTTTGCCGACCGCGCCGGCCCCGGTCCGCACGCCGGATAAGTCAGGGTTATGA
- a CDS encoding cold-shock protein: MAQGSVKWFNGEKGFGFIAQDGGGPDVFVHYSAVSGSGYKSLEEGQRVEFSVEQGQKGPQAQDVRAI, from the coding sequence ATGGCTCAAGGCAGTGTGAAGTGGTTCAACGGCGAAAAAGGCTTCGGCTTCATCGCCCAAGACGGAGGCGGCCCTGACGTCTTCGTGCATTACTCGGCCGTAAGCGGCTCGGGTTACAAGTCCCTCGAAGAGGGTCAGCGCGTCGAGTTCTCGGTGGAGCAGGGCCAGAAGGGCCCCCAGGCCCAGGACGTCCGCGCTATCTGA
- a CDS encoding DUF2867 domain-containing protein, giving the protein MSNRLPRAAHAEMPWRIHEIAPEFHLQDVWAFPAPGAGPDDFPLALATLRDRPPTSWPSRFLFAVRWRLGALLGWDRPRAGLGARVPSLRDRLPADLRDTAGPAVPNTPFTPLYELHDEAALELANETVHGIAHFGWVPTPDGYDLRMAVLVRPNGLLGHLYMAAIEPFRLLTVYPAMLRGWNNAWRQHNSTETSDTTHTGNVS; this is encoded by the coding sequence ATGTCCAACCGACTCCCTCGCGCAGCGCATGCCGAAATGCCTTGGCGCATCCACGAAATCGCCCCGGAGTTCCACCTCCAGGATGTCTGGGCCTTCCCCGCCCCCGGCGCCGGCCCGGACGACTTCCCCCTCGCCCTGGCCACCCTCCGAGATCGCCCGCCGACCTCCTGGCCTAGCCGATTCCTGTTCGCGGTGCGATGGCGGCTCGGCGCACTCCTGGGCTGGGACCGCCCCCGCGCCGGACTCGGCGCCCGCGTCCCCTCCCTACGCGACCGCCTCCCCGCCGACCTCCGAGACACCGCCGGCCCCGCAGTGCCGAACACTCCGTTCACCCCGCTGTACGAACTTCACGACGAGGCAGCCCTAGAACTGGCCAACGAAACCGTCCACGGCATAGCCCATTTCGGCTGGGTCCCCACCCCCGACGGCTACGACCTCCGCATGGCCGTCCTCGTCCGCCCCAACGGACTCCTCGGCCACCTCTACATGGCCGCCATAGAACCCTTCCGCCTCCTCACCGTCTACCCCGCAATGCTGCGAGGCTGGAACAACGCCTGGCGCCAGCACAATTCAACCGAGACCAGCGACACCACCCACACCGGGAACGTGAGCTGA
- a CDS encoding amidase, with translation MTTSEKTAVWTQDAHTLAGLIADRRLTAVEAVSAHLQRIAEIDPAVNATTSVLAETALAAAAALDRDDGPRGPLAGVPFTVKNNLDVAGSPTTWGVAAMAEAVAAQDAPAVAALRRAGAIPLARTNMPDFATRWHTDNDAAGPTVNPWDASRSPGGSSGGDAVAVATGMTPLGLGTDFGGSLRVPAACCGVASLRTTPGRVAVASSLPGPAPAPTNQLFASPGPLARSVRDLALVFELLRGGDPRDPAWIPVPDFADAVPPVVAVSFDGGASEVDPEVRAAIGRAADALADAGYRVSEQALPRLSEATTAYGRLVSTEVVVQRREIMRQVGSAGLNAFLDAALELFPPLDLSGYLAALGERLPVRAAWSRFLADTPIVLGPVSAQLPWPVGHDLGGAAAVATMYDAQRLTVAANYLGLPAVTVPAAVSRTGLPIGVQLIAGPFAEHRALAAASHIEAAFRPATPIDPRGEAERA, from the coding sequence ATGACCACCAGTGAGAAGACCGCCGTCTGGACCCAGGACGCGCATACGCTGGCGGGCCTGATCGCCGACCGGCGACTGACCGCCGTCGAGGCGGTGTCGGCGCATCTTCAGCGGATCGCCGAGATCGATCCGGCCGTCAACGCGACCACGTCGGTGCTCGCGGAGACCGCGCTCGCCGCGGCCGCCGCCCTCGACCGCGACGACGGCCCGCGCGGGCCGCTGGCCGGGGTGCCCTTCACCGTGAAGAACAACCTCGACGTCGCGGGCAGCCCGACCACCTGGGGTGTCGCCGCGATGGCGGAAGCGGTTGCCGCACAGGACGCCCCGGCGGTCGCGGCCCTGCGGCGCGCCGGCGCGATCCCCCTCGCCCGCACCAATATGCCCGACTTCGCGACCCGCTGGCATACCGACAACGATGCCGCCGGGCCGACCGTCAATCCCTGGGACGCCTCCCGCAGCCCCGGCGGCTCCAGCGGCGGCGACGCGGTGGCCGTCGCCACGGGCATGACACCGCTGGGATTGGGCACCGATTTCGGTGGGTCACTGCGGGTTCCGGCCGCCTGCTGCGGCGTGGCCTCGCTGCGCACCACGCCCGGCCGGGTCGCGGTGGCGTCGAGCCTGCCCGGTCCGGCGCCCGCACCGACCAATCAGCTGTTCGCCTCGCCCGGGCCGTTGGCGCGCTCGGTGCGGGATCTGGCACTGGTTTTCGAGCTGCTGCGCGGCGGCGATCCCCGCGATCCGGCCTGGATTCCGGTGCCGGACTTCGCCGATGCCGTGCCGCCCGTGGTGGCGGTGAGCTTCGACGGCGGCGCGAGCGAGGTCGATCCGGAGGTCCGGGCCGCCATCGGCCGGGCCGCGGACGCGTTGGCCGACGCGGGATATCGGGTCAGCGAGCAGGCCCTGCCGCGGCTGAGCGAGGCCACCACCGCCTATGGCCGGCTGGTGTCCACCGAGGTGGTCGTGCAACGTCGCGAGATCATGCGCCAGGTCGGCAGCGCCGGACTCAACGCCTTCCTCGACGCCGCACTGGAACTGTTTCCGCCCCTGGACCTTTCGGGCTACCTGGCCGCGCTCGGGGAGCGGCTGCCGGTTCGGGCGGCGTGGTCGCGATTCCTCGCCGACACTCCGATCGTGCTGGGTCCGGTGTCCGCGCAACTGCCGTGGCCGGTCGGCCACGACCTCGGCGGCGCCGCGGCGGTGGCCACCATGTACGACGCGCAGCGCCTCACGGTCGCCGCCAATTATCTTGGGCTGCCCGCGGTCACGGTGCCGGCGGCCGTGTCGCGCACGGGCCTGCCGATCGGCGTGCAGCTGATCGCCGGACCGTTCGCCGAACATCGCGCCTTGGCGGCCGCGAGCCATATCGAAGCGGCCTTCCGACCGGCGACCCCGATCGATCCCCGCGGCGAAGCGGAACGCGCATGA